The Ictalurus furcatus strain D&B chromosome 5, Billie_1.0, whole genome shotgun sequence genome includes a region encoding these proteins:
- the npy8br gene encoding neuropeptide Y receptor Y8b, whose product MDEQLVMEGAHNITQPWLGWEEVCSLSLGGTTFLIMAYSTMLAVGLVGNTCVVLVILRQKEMHNVTNIFIANLSCSDILVCLICLPSTITYTLMDRWILGVALCKLTSFVQCLSITVSIYTLVLITLERHQLIIHPTGWKPVLGHSYLAVAVTWIMGCFVSLPFFSFTLLVDFKSQNLSIPMNPSDSHLVCMEKWPSEGNRLAYTTSLLVFQYCLPLILISICYLRIFLRLSHRKDIIERTRDARQRNAKHFKRINAMLASIVALFALCWLPLYVFNAIFDWNHEAITWCHDAVFSVCHLTAMASTCVNPIIYGFLNNNFQKELKSLLYQCRCSGVPQNYESFPLSTVSTDVTKGSILSNGSDTIAVSSQQQEKECL is encoded by the coding sequence ATGGATGAACAGTTGGTGATGGAGGGTGCTCACAACATCACGCAGCCCTGGTTGGGGTGGGAGGAGGTTTGCTCACTCTCGCTGGGTGGCACCACCTTCCTGATCATGGCCTACAGCACCATGCTGGCTGTGGGTCTCGTGGGAAACACCTGCGTTGTCCTGGTTATCCTGCGTCAGAAGGAGATGCACAACGTGACTAACATCTTCATTGCCAACCTTTCCTGCTCCGACATCCTCGTGTGCCTCATATGCCTGCCCAGCACCATCACCTACACACTGATGGACAGGTGGATTCTAGGAGTGGCTCTTTGCAAATTGACTTCGTTCGTCCAATGTCTGTCCATCACGGTCTCCATCTACACCTTGGTGCTGATCACACTGGAGCGGCATCAGCTCATCATCCACCCTACCGGTTGGAAGCCAGTGCTTGGACACTCGTACCTGGCTGTGGCTGTCACCTGGATTATGGGATGCTTCGTCTCGCTGCCCTTCTTTTCCTTCACCTTGTTGGTTGACTTTAAATCCCAGAACCTCAGCATTCCGATGAATCCCTCCGATTCTCACCTGGTCTGCATGGAAAAATGGCCATCGGAGGGGAACCGCTTAGCGTACACTACATCGCTGCTGGTGTTCCAATACTGCCTGCCTCTTATACTCATCAGCATCTGCTACTTGCGCATTTTTCTGCGCCTCAGTCACCGCAAAGACATTATCGAGAGGACACGGGATGCACGTCAACGAAACGCTAAACACTTCAAGCGTATCAACGCCATGCTAGCCTCCATCGTGGCCCTGTTCGCCCTCTGCTGGCTGCCGCTGTACGTGTTCAATGCCATTTTCGACTGGAACCACGAGGCAATCACATGGTGCCACGACGCTGTCTTTTCAGTGTGTCACCTCACAGCAATGGCTTCCACATGCGTCAACCCCATCATTTACGGCTTTCTAAACAACAACTTCCAGAAAGAGCTGAAGTCACTGCTGTATCAGTGCCGATGCTCGGGAGTTCCCCAGAACTATGAGAGCTTCCCGCTGTCTACCGTCAGCACTGATGTGACAAAAGGCTCCATTCTCAGCAATGGCTCTGACACCATCGCCGTCTCATCGCAACAGCAAGAGAAAGAGTGTTTGTAA